One Raphanus sativus cultivar WK10039 unplaced genomic scaffold, ASM80110v3 Scaffold3144, whole genome shotgun sequence genomic window, ACAAAAACTTTTTTGGCGTATTCTTTTCTCGGATTCCACTTTTATTACGTCGGTGGCTGTCACACTGACTCATACTCATCATCGAATGATGTTTGATGACATTAAAATACAATCGACGTAATTTTGTGCATACTGTAAATTGAAAATCATTTACATCCCAATAAACTgttaagaaattaaattaatgtgATATCATGACATTTCGTTTAGCTTttgtatatatagaagaaacatTTTAAAGCAAAAACGAAAGAAAGAAGGATttcttatttctaaataattcaAAAGATAATTAAAAGATTAAAAAGGCAAATAAAACAGAAAGTAAATAAAAGGATAGCTAAAAAGCGAAAAACTTTTGATCTGTGGATTGTGGATCATATTGTTAATGTCATCTCAGAGttccaaaaaaataagaaaaactacAGTATTTCGAGGAAGATAATTTCTATAATCAACGGACTTCATTGAATATGAGTGGGAAAGAGCGAAAGAAAATAACCAGACAagaaacatttcaaaaattgCAAATCAATAAACCAAGCTACAACGACATGTCATATATTTAATAAGTATAATTACTGGAAAAGGGAAGGGGGGGGGGGATAATTGGTACATAAACACGAAAGACTTCCTATTCAGCAACCTTAACTAGTGTCCTAACATTACTAGAAGTCTAGAACTGAAAACACACACAAGAACATAAGAGTACGTTCAGAATCTAAAACTTAACCAGAATCGAGAAGAATATTACAAACCCTAAAGAAGGTTAGAAAGAGAGTGAAAAAGCAGAGTTAACTAGCTCTCTGAATGAAAACGGTTTCGAGGTCTGGTGGACAGAAGAACTCTCTACCGCCGGCAACGCAGCTGCACTTGGACGACGGCTTCCGCTTCTTTGGTGCCGCTGGGCACGGCGGGACTCTTGGAATTCTGACGGAAACCGCTGTAGGTGTTGTCGGACACTGATCTT contains:
- the LOC108852373 gene encoding cyclin-dependent protein kinase inhibitor SMR8, whose translation is MGFPGKSYNQLEGEIREATDGKKWVIAGHPPRSPLKPINSSSSDVTVTETEDQDQCPTTPTAVSVRIPRVPPCPAAPKKRKPSSKCSCVAGGREFFCPPDLETVFIQRAS